A stretch of DNA from Nitrospira sp. KM1:
CGCCCGGAAACACTTCGATCTCGACGATCCACTTGACGTTCTTGATTCCGTACAGGCCCGGCACGATCAGTCGCACCGGGAATCCGTGCTCCTTCGGGAGTTTCTCGCCGTTCATCAAATAGGCAAGCATCACGTCGTCCTGCATGGCACGTTTGAACGGGATGCTGTCATCGTAGCCGTCGATCCCGCGAAAAATGACGTCTCGCGCCGTTTCCTCGTCAGCCCCGCATTCTTGAAGGAGTTTCTTGAGCGAAATGCCGCGCCACGTGGCATTGCCCAGACTGTCGCCGCCGGGAAGCGTATCGATGCACATGAGCGTGGCCACTTGGTCGTAGGAGTCGCGATTGAGCAAATCGCGCCAGCCGAGCGACAGCGGATTGTTGACCGCGCCTTTCACGGCGAGTTTCCACTGCTCGATGTTGACCTCGCGGGACATGGAGACGGCGGAGTCGGCGTAGTTGACGACGTAAAATTTGGAGTTTGGCGTGAAGTACACCGTGTCACGCGCAGGAACTGCGAACATGCGTCCAAACACTCCGCCCATCGCGTCACAGCCGCCGGTCATGGCCGCCAGTGCTCCGAGGCCCGTCGCTTTCAGAATGGTTCGGCGTGAGAATCGCATCCAAGCTCCAAGTTCATGTGACCCTATGCCCATTATCGTATATGAACGTCAATGGCCGCAACGACGGATGGATCGATCCACCGCGACTCCGTCATTGCGTCTCACGCGTCTCGTTGTTCGTGGGGATGTACTCGATAGATGAGAAACTTGGCCGGGTGACTGGAATCTGTATAGATCAGTTGCCAACCATCGACCGCTTGTTTCTCGATGAGTCCGTACGGGGAGACCGAATCAAAGTGGCGGGTCAATATCGGTTGTAGCCGGAGGTCACCTTCATGAATGATCGCGTAGCTGTTCCGGGCAGCCCCACGATCTTG
This window harbors:
- a CDS encoding molybdopterin-dependent oxidoreductase; this translates as MRFSRRTILKATGLGALAAMTGGCDAMGGVFGRMFAVPARDTVYFTPNSKFYVVNYADSAVSMSREVNIEQWKLAVKGAVNNPLSLGWRDLLNRDSYDQVATLMCIDTLPGGDSLGNATWRGISLKKLLQECGADEETARDVIFRGIDGYDDSIPFKRAMQDDVMLAYLMNGEKLPKEHGFPVRLIVPGLYGIKNVKWIVEIEVFPGDYLGYWQRKGWTDDGTIKIFSRIDSPGHYQSLRGTEQKFRGIAFGGPNSIGKVEISFDAGRTWNECQIEPPMSPYSWVIWNYTWRPPKQGKYQTVVRATDTKGQLQIAELIRPQPAGASGYHTIVSEVTET